Proteins found in one Neofelis nebulosa isolate mNeoNeb1 chromosome 3, mNeoNeb1.pri, whole genome shotgun sequence genomic segment:
- the LOC131506403 gene encoding protein kish-A-like, which produces MFFRCGWGFTGLTMSTVFGFQSLLTVILLLICTCAYILSLAPALLDRNKTGLLGIFWKCARIGERKSPYVTVCCT; this is translated from the coding sequence atgtttttcagaTGTGGCTGGGGCTTCACTGGCCTCACTATGTCTACCGTTTTCGGTTTCCAGAGTCTGTTGACTGTAATCTTGCTGCTTATATGTACCTGTGCTTATATCCTATCCTTGGCACCCGCCCTCCTAGACAGAAATAAAACTGGATTGTTGGGTATATTTTGGAAGTGCGCCAGAATTGGTGAACGGAAGAGTCCTTATGTCACAGTGTGCTGTACGTGA